The following nucleotide sequence is from Nocardioides eburneiflavus.
ACGGTCGAGGTGCGCTTCGGCTCCGACGAGCTGCCCACCCGCGAGGGGGCGTTCGCGGTGTTCCGCAAGTCGCGCGACCACGTCTCGAGCCTGTACGACACCCCGATGCCGTTCGCCATGTTCTTCTCCGGCGGCCAGGCCGTGCACTACTCGCCCGACTTCGCCGCCAACGGCTACGACGGCGCGTCGCACGGCTGCGTCAACGTGCGCGACCGGGCGGCGGTCGCGTGGCTCTTCGACCGGGTCCGGATCGGCGACGAGGTGATCGTCTACCGGTCGTGAGGCGCGCGCTCAGGCGCTCGGCGCACCCGCGAGGGAGAAGGCGGAGTCGAGGCCGTCCCCCGCACGCCCGCGGCGCGGCAGGGACACGTCGGGCGCCTGCACCTGGGGCGCCGCCGGGACCTGCACCACGGCGTGCTCGCTCGCCAGCTCGAGCTTGACGGCGGGGTGGTGGGCGATCCGGCCGATCCGGAACCCGAGCGAGGTCGCGAGGCCGCTGATCGTCCGGTTGACACGGGTGTCGAGCACGAGCACGCGCAGCCGGCCGCCCCACCACGGCCCCAGTGCCGCCACGTCGGCAGCGAGCTTCCTGGCCCGCGAGCCGAGCCGGGCCTCGGCCACTTGTGCCGACATCGCGTCGAGCACGTCGCGCGGCGTCGGGTGCCATGCGGCACCACCGACGGTGGCGGCCTCGAGCAGGTCCTCCAGCACGCGGGCGCTGGCGTGGTCGAGCAGGACGTGGGTCGGTGCCACGTGGGCGAGCGCCGCCTCGAGGCCCGCGGACGACTCCACCCACGCGAGCGTGCACCCGGAGGTGAGGTGGGCCTCGCGCGTGAGGGTGGTGAAGCGGTCGGTCGCGGCCCCGGTCAGGAGCACGACGTCGTCGGCTGCCAGACCCGACAGGGTGCCCGAGCACTCGGGACGGAACAGCCAGGCCGAGCTCTTCTCGCGGGGCAGCCCGATCACGGCGCCCGACGCGGCACCCGTACGGGCCTTCGCCACCCAGGTCAGCAGGTCGGGCTGGCGCTTGCGGCGCTCGAGGCCCATGCCCCGCAACCGCTCCCACGAGCGGTCGTCGCACTCGAAGAGCTGGGCGTCGGCCAGGGCGGCGCGGCGCAGCAGGCTCAGTCGGCTCTCCTCGTCGACCACGACCAGGCGCACCTGCACCTCGTCGAGGAGTCGTCCCACCTCGGCGGGGTCGAGCACGTCCGGCAGCAGCAGCGGCACGGCGCCGGCGACGCGGGTGGCGAGCTCGAGCTCGAGCTGGCGGATGCCGGTCGGGACGCGGATGACGACCACCTGGCCCGGGTTCACCCCGGCCTCGATCATCCCGGCCGCGCCGTCGATGACGCGACGGTAGAGCTCGTTCCAGGTCAGCGAGACCCACGCGCCGGCACGCTGCTCGAGCACGGCGACCTCGAGCGCGCGGTTACGCGCGTGCCGTTCCAACCGGACGAGAGGAGGTTCGTCGACGGGCACGGGTGGGCTCCTTGCTGGCTGTGTGTCGATGCAACGTAGGTGACGGACGCCTCTCCTGTTCGCCGTTTGGCCGATCTCCCGTCACCGTCCTGTGCGCCCCGGCGTAGGCTCCCCCCTCGTGACGACCCCCGCGTCCGCTCCCTCCACCGGACCCGCTGCGCCCCTCGTCGTGCGCACCGTCCCCGTGGACCTCGCGGACCTCCCGCTCCTCGACCTGCTCCCCCGTGAGCAGCCGGTGAGCTGGCTGCGCCGCGGCGAGGGCCTGGTCGGCTGGGGTGTCGCCGCACGCCTGGAGACCTCGGGACCGACCCGCTTCAGCGACGCGGTGAAGTGGTGGTCGGAGACCGTCGCGCGCGCCGGCGTCGAGGACCACGTCGGCGAGCCGGGCACCGGCCCGGTCTGCTTCGGCACCTTCGCCTTCGCCGACGAGCCGGGCGACTCCGTGCTCGTCATCCCCGAGGTCGTCGTCGGCCGGCGCGGCGACCGGACCTGGCTGACGACGGTGTCCGTCGACGCCCCGACGCTGGCCCCCACGCCCGATCCCGCCGCCCCGGTCGGTCTGGTCTTCTCCGACGGCGCCCGCAACGGCGAGGAGTGGATGTCGGTCGTCGCCGAGGCGGTGCGCCGCATCGGTGCCGGCGACCTGGAGAAGGTCGTCCTGGCCCGCGACCTCATCGCCACCACCGACGAGCCGCTCGACGTCCGCTGGCCGCTGCACCGCCTCGCGTCGCAGTACGAGATGTGCTGGACGTTCCACGTCGACGGGCTGTTCGGCGCCACCCCCGAGATGCTGGTACGACGCGAGCGCGGCCTGGTGACCTCCCGCGTGCTCGCCGGCACCATCCGGCGTACGGGCGACGACGAGCGCGACCTGGCCCTGGCCGCGACCCTGGCCCGCTCCTCGAAGGACCTCGAGGAGCACGAGTACGCCGTGCGCTCGGTCGCCGACGCCCTCGAGCCGCACTGCTCGTCGATGAACGTTCCGGAGGCGCCGTTCGTCCTGCACCTGCCCAACGTCATGCACCTCGCCACCGACGTCAACGGCGTCGTGCACGACGTCGCGACCTCGCTCCAGCTGGCCGAGTCGCTCCATCCGTCGGCCGCCGTGGGCGGCACCCCCACCCCCGAGGCCACGCGCCTGATCGCCGAGATCGAGGGAATGCCGCGCGACCGCTACGCCGGCCCCGTGGGCTGGATGGACGCATCGGGCGACGGCGAGTGGGGCATCGCGCTGCGCTCGGCGATGGTCACCGACGGGGGCGTACGCCTCTTCGCGGGCTGCGGCATCGTGGCGAGCTCCGACCCCGAGGCCGAGCTGGCCGAGTCGCAGGCCAAGTTCGTGCCGGTGCGCGACGCGCTCGAGGCGGGCTGAGTCAGAGGTCCTGGCCGGGCTCGCGCCGCTCGAACGCCTGGCCCTCGGGCAGCAGGTTGGCCATGTGCGAGGCGACCATGTCGAGACCGACGTCGCTGTAGACGCGGTCGTGGATCGCCAGCGACCGCGGTGCGGCGACCTCGCGCACGAAGTCGACGGCCTCGCTGACCTTCAGCCAGGGGGCGCTCACCGGTGCGAGCAGCACGTCGACCGCGCGGCCGGGCGGCGTCAGCGCGTCCCCCGGGTGGTAGGCGCTGGCCCCGCCCGACTCGAGGACGTAGCCGGAGTTGTCGAAGCGGTCGTAGTCGGGGTGGATCACCGCGTGCTTCTCACCCACCACCTCCACGGCGGTGCCAGCGACCTCGAGCCGGTCGCCCGGGAGTACGACCGTGACCCGGTCGGCCACGTCGGGCGCCTGCTCGCGCAGCAGCCGCGCCACGGCGGCGATCGTCCAGATCGGCACGTCGCGCGAGCGCAGGTGGTCGGGGTGCACGTGGTCGGGGTGCTCGTGGGTGATCAGCACGGCGTCCGCGCCGTCGAGCGCGGCGGCGTCGGTGAACACCCCCGGGTCGATGACGACGACGCCGCCGTCTCCCTGGATCCGCACGCAGGCGTGTCCGAACTTCGTGATCCGCATGCCTCCACCCTAGGCGCGTCGAGATCGCGGGGAATCGTCCGACGGGAGGGGCTGAAGGTTAAGGTGGTGCCGCCTCCGACGGGTGGAGTGCCCTGGGGGAATCACCAATCGCACCCGAGACGAAGAGAGTCCTACATGTCTGCACGCCGCGTGCTCGCAGGCAGCGTCACCGCGCTGCTCCTGCCCGCGTCCCTGCTCCTGACGGTCGAGACCGGCTCGGCCTCCGACTCCGCGGCTCGCCCCGCGTCGACGTCGGTGACCAAGAAGGCCAGCCAGAAGATCTCCCTGGAGGTGCTCCCGCAGATCGTCCAGCAGGGCAAGCGCACCGCCAGCGCGAACTCGGCCAAGGCCGGCGTCACCGCCACCATCAGGCCGGTCAAGGTCGGCCGCAAGGTCGTCCTCGAGCAGCTCAACGGGTCGTCCTGGAAGAAGGTCGGCACCGCCAAGCAGGAGAAGTCGGGCCGGGCCCACTTCTCCGCCGTCGCCTCGAAGGGCGGCGCGGCCGTGACCTACCGGGTCACCGCCATGAAGTTCAAGGGGCTCAAGAAGGTCACCAGCAAGACCGCCGACACCTCGCAGTGGCTGGTCCCGACCTTCACCGACGAGTTCTCCGGCAGCACCCTGAACCCCGTGTGGAGCATGCGCGGCCAGGACTACGAGCCCACCAGCAAGCGGGTGTGCTCCAAGGGCGACCCGAAGGCCGTCAAGGT
It contains:
- a CDS encoding isochorismate synthase, which produces MTTPASAPSTGPAAPLVVRTVPVDLADLPLLDLLPREQPVSWLRRGEGLVGWGVAARLETSGPTRFSDAVKWWSETVARAGVEDHVGEPGTGPVCFGTFAFADEPGDSVLVIPEVVVGRRGDRTWLTTVSVDAPTLAPTPDPAAPVGLVFSDGARNGEEWMSVVAEAVRRIGAGDLEKVVLARDLIATTDEPLDVRWPLHRLASQYEMCWTFHVDGLFGATPEMLVRRERGLVTSRVLAGTIRRTGDDERDLALAATLARSSKDLEEHEYAVRSVADALEPHCSSMNVPEAPFVLHLPNVMHLATDVNGVVHDVATSLQLAESLHPSAAVGGTPTPEATRLIAEIEGMPRDRYAGPVGWMDASGDGEWGIALRSAMVTDGGVRLFAGCGIVASSDPEAELAESQAKFVPVRDALEAG
- a CDS encoding MBL fold metallo-hydrolase, translating into MRITKFGHACVRIQGDGGVVVIDPGVFTDAAALDGADAVLITHEHPDHVHPDHLRSRDVPIWTIAAVARLLREQAPDVADRVTVVLPGDRLEVAGTAVEVVGEKHAVIHPDYDRFDNSGYVLESGGASAYHPGDALTPPGRAVDVLLAPVSAPWLKVSEAVDFVREVAAPRSLAIHDRVYSDVGLDMVASHMANLLPEGQAFERREPGQDL
- a CDS encoding AMP-binding protein — its product is MPVDEPPLVRLERHARNRALEVAVLEQRAGAWVSLTWNELYRRVIDGAAGMIEAGVNPGQVVVIRVPTGIRQLELELATRVAGAVPLLLPDVLDPAEVGRLLDEVQVRLVVVDEESRLSLLRRAALADAQLFECDDRSWERLRGMGLERRKRQPDLLTWVAKARTGAASGAVIGLPREKSSAWLFRPECSGTLSGLAADDVVLLTGAATDRFTTLTREAHLTSGCTLAWVESSAGLEAALAHVAPTHVLLDHASARVLEDLLEAATVGGAAWHPTPRDVLDAMSAQVAEARLGSRARKLAADVAALGPWWGGRLRVLVLDTRVNRTISGLATSLGFRIGRIAHHPAVKLELASEHAVVQVPAAPQVQAPDVSLPRRGRAGDGLDSAFSLAGAPSA